CGTTCGCCGACCTTAGTCTGGTAGCCGTCCGGCAGCCCGAGAATGAAATCGTGAATGTTGGCGATCTTTGCGGCGGCGACGATGTCATCGTGATCGCATTCCGCTCTCGCGAAAGCTATGTTGAATGCAATAGAGTCATTGAACATGACGGGTTCTTGCGGAACTACGGCTATGTCCTTTCGCAGATAGGCAAGCGGAATGTCCGTGAGGTCCGTACCGCCAAGAAAGATCCTTCCGTTGTTGGGCTCGACCAAACGCAACAGCAGCCGGATTAGCGAGGACTTGCCGGAACCACTGGTGCCGACGACGGCCAGCGTCCCTCCGGGTGGCACGTGAAAACTCACGTCGCGCAGTATGGGCCGATCAGGGTCATAGCCGAACGAGACGTGATCGAACACCAACGCCTTTGGTCCGGAGCCTGATGCCGTGTTCTTCGTGATTCCGTAGGGTTCCGGCTCTTCTTGGAATAGTTCAGCCAGTTTGCCTACAAAAGCGATCCCCTGCGCAATATCTCTGAATGCGAAGCCGATTCGCTCAAGGGGCATGACCAGTTGAATAGCATAGGCGTTGACGAGGACGAAATCGCCAATGCTCATCGTGCCATTCACGACGGCGATGGTTCCGACAGACAAAGACATCCCGAGCGACAGGGTGAAGATGGCAGCGACGGTGAGTCCGTTTCGCATTTTCTGTTTGTAGACTTCTGCCCAACAACCCTCCGTATCGCGCAGGGCATCGCGAAATCGTCCACGGACTCTGGCCTCGCCGTTGAACATCTTGATGGTCTCGTAGTTCAGCAATGAGTCAGTGAAGACTGCGCCAGCGTTGACGTAGGAGCTTGATGCGGCTCCGGCCGGACCGCGGATACGCACCGCACCGATCCGGAAGGCCAGTGCGTACAGCATTACGGAAACGCAGAAAATAACGAGAAAACCGCTGTGCCCAAGGAATACCAGCACAACACCCATGCCGGCCGCCTCGACCATGATTGGGAGTACGCTATTGATGAGATGGAGCAAAATAACCCGGTAACCGATTAACCCATTGGACAGTATCCGATCCAGTGCACCGGTCTGACGCCTTAAGTGAAAACGTAGAGGCAGTGACAAGATATGCCGGAAGCATTCGTCGCTGAGGAGACGGTGTATGCGTTGCTCAGCTCTGCCCAGTGCCGCTGCGCGTAGTTCCGTGAACGATCTCGCCAGGTAGTGTGCCAGTGCATAAGCAAAGACTAAAACTATCGGCGCCACACCAATGTAGTCACCGTGCGGCTTACTGAGTGCATCGACCAGAGTTTTCAGCAGAACCGGCGAGAGTGCGGTGGTGATCGAACCACCGAGCATGAATATCATTGCGGCAACAGTGAATCGCTTTGCCTTACTGTCGGAGGTTGACCAAAGTCGGCGAATCGCATCCGATAGGACGGCCTTCGAAGTTCGCTGCGGCCCATCCAACTCCCCGGAATCCGACATCACCGTGTGGCCGGACGGTCATTGTTGGACCAGGACCTCGCCCAGATCTCGGCACGGAATGCGATGAGTACAGGGAACAACACATTGTGACTACGGATAAGAGAGCGCTCGGTCAAAGCGTCTTCGAGTGCGGGCTTGTTGAGGAGCCCCTGCGAAACCAAAACTCCTTCAAGCAGGAACTCACGAAGCACGGTGATATTCCTCACCAGCAGGCCAATGAAGTAGCCCGTTGTCGCGCCTTTTGTCGTTCGCCTGAGAATGCTCGATGGAACGAGGCCTTCGAATGCGTCCCGTACCAATGCGCGGTCGATACCACCATAGGTCAGGAGGTAGGAGGGAATCTGCAGGCAGAGTTCGATGATCGGCTGGGATATAAGTGGATGCACGATGTCCGCGCCGCAGTTGGGCATGTGGCGGAACACCTGGCTATCGATGACGTTGAAGATTTGTTCTTGTTTGCTGCCCGGCAGGTCCCGTGCAGCGTCGACCCATGGGTGGCGAATCTCATCAAAGTTGATTGCATCGAGGGCTTCGCGACTCACCAAAGGAGACCGTTTCACAATGTCGTAGGGGTTTGAGGGCTTTCGAAAGAGGCCGGACGAAACGGTTGTCGCCGCAACCGACCAGATTGGTTTGTTCGTGAATCGCGACGTGTCCGAGATAATGCGAAAGAGGTCGCCGTTAAGACCATGGCGCCGGATGTACTCTGCGGCAATATGGGTGTTTCTGCTGCGTTGAAAAAAATGGTCACCACCCTGGCCGGAGAATACGGCTTCAATTCCATGAGACTGAACCCGTTGCTTCTTGGCCGCATGAGTTTCAGGCAGGAAAACGCTGTGGGCTGGCGTTGCGACCTTGGCAGTCTCGAAGCAGTGATCAAGCGGCCGCTCGGACGGTGGAATCTGCGTCTCGATAAGTTCAACACCTGCCGCGTTCGCAGCCTCGCGCGCGAACAATCGTTCGTCACTCTCAGTATTGTTCGCAAAGTGATTCTCGCAAACGATGTGGACTGGGTCTTTGATGCGAGCGAGGCAGGCAAGAACGACCGCAGAGTCGAGTCCACCTGACAATTGGTGCAGTACGCTGCTGTAGCTCGATGCCCACGTACCGACACATTGTTCAATGACGCCGCGGAGCTGCTCTCTCGCGAATTGCCGATCCTCGACGAATGGCTTTCGGCAGAACGAATCCGGACGCCATAAATAGCTGGCAGTCATTCCTTCCGGGCCGATCTCGAGGCGTTCGCCGGCCTGCACCTGCCGTACACCTTCAAGGCCTGTCTCTGAGGTAACTAGGTGGTCAAACCAGAGATAGGCTGCAACGTGATCCCAGTTAATAGAGGCGTCGATGAGCTGTAGTGCAACGCAGTCGTCTACATGCGAGAAGATGACGTGAATACGGCCAAAGTCAGTTACGAAGCAAGGCAAGTGACCAGTAGGATCGCGCAGAACCCATACTCGCGGCCCATGGTCTTCTTTCAAGATCGCGACGTAACTTCCCCAAAACTGCTCGACCAGGCATTCGCCTTTCGTTGTTTGCAGATTCTCGGGAGAGGGGCGGTTGTCGGTTCCATCACGCCGGAAAATACTGCCGAGCACTGTGCCACAGCCGTGATTCTGTTCGTACACCTGCGATTTTCCGGTAGTGGTTGCTGAGTGAAATACCTGAAGGCCAGATGTGGCGAGACAACTGGACCAATCCGGGAATACCGTCCGGACACGGTGTGCGAGTGTGGTGGCGAGCGAGCTAGCCTCCGCAAGTTCGGGGTTCCACGCGAATGCAATGTACCGGAGCAATGCGCGGCCCATCGACTTTAAAACGCCATGATCGGCGTGAAGCGCCTGACGAAGTCGACAGTGTCATTCAGAACCATGTTCCCTTCCTGAACCCAGCAGTGCGCAGCGAATGGTTCGCCCGTGACACCGAAAACCCACTCCGGGAAGTGACGATAGTGCGCAAGAAATTCAATGAGCGCGAGTGAGTCGAACCGGCAAAGGTATTCCCTCACGTAATACGGGCGCAGTCGATGAAATACAGCTACGAGTTCCAACAATTTTTCTGGGTCATTGTGGTCTAAATCAGCTTGCCTGCTCTTGCGCCTGTGCACGCCTTCGATGATTCGTTGCAGTGACAGAAAGCGGTACTTCGCTGATGCAGAAAGAGCTGCTTTCAAAAACGCCATACAATGGCTCGCTTGAGGGCACCCGTTATTCTGCCGCAGGTCGAAGCTCTTCTTTGGAGCGGCAATCCGAACTGGAACTGATAACTTGCCGTCTGAGTTTCCATCGACCAGAAGCCCGGCTCCCTTGAGTGCAAGATCGATGCGCTTCACCTGCTCTTGATCGGAATCCGATGATCCCAACAGATCAAGAGAACGAATCTGCGGAAAAAGTCGTAGTGCAGTTTGTGTATTGCGAAGGTCCAGGCACTGATACCGATCATGGCGCACGTCTGAAAAGATGAGGCGCTCGTCGGCGAGACAGACGTAGGCGTGCTTGGCCAACTTGGCAGGTGATTCGGTCATGTGAGCTGATGATCCACAGGACGTGCGCGACCTCTTGGCCGCGCACGTCATTTGGACAGGAACTATTCCTAGCCCTCGTACAGCGGCTGCTCGGATTCGGCTACCTGGCCGATCGTTCCATTCGTCTTTTCCGAGATCGCACCCAGATCAATCAATACATCTTCGTTCATGACGTTCTCCTTACGCTTTGGTTGGTAGGGTCGCCACAACCTGATGTGGCGCATGCAAGTTAGTGCCGATGGTTCGGTGAATTCAAAAATATCTGTTTCCAAAGCGCGAACAGATTTATTCGGAGAGTAAGCCGCTGTTTTCTATCACCGATCAGCTGAGTCTCAACTCACCGCTGATCGCGTTGCTGCGCAAGTTCCAACAACGGGGACAGCAGCGCGATGCGTGTGTCGTGGTAGTCGTGAATTCCTCTTAGCAAGTCGTCGCACCGCCGTGCCAGCAGCAACTCACACAAGCGCACAAGCTCTTCCTGCACTTCCGGCAGTAAACGGCATTCGAGCGTGCGCGGGTAATGCAGCCGGTCGTTGGCGCGGCGGATGGCACAGACGATGTCGGCATTGGTGCCGAGTTTTGCGATGGCAAGAAACATCTCGCCGGTACAGGCCGCCAGCACGCGGTCATCGGTAAGGTGGCGTCGGTTCAGCCTGTGCAGGGCGGTGGCAATCGGCTCGAACACCGGTAAGGTGCGGCGCGTTTGCGTGTCGAGCCGTTCAAGCGTGTGCGTGAGCAACAGTCGCGTGATGTCGTAGTGCCCGCTGAGTCGCTGCCGGGTCAGTCGCAATGCTACGAAGCCTTTGCACGGTGCCTTGATTACCAGCTCTTCGGCGGCCAGCCGGTTCATGGCCTCGCGCACCGGGGTGGTACTGACGCCGAGCGACCGCGCAACGGGTTCGAGCAGTATTCTTTGTCCCTGCGGAAACTCGCAGGCGATAACGCGCGCCTTGACGGCAGCGTACACACGTTCAGAGCGTGCAAGGCTTGCTACCCGTGTGTCCATGCGCGACCCACAGACTATTGACGATGGAATAATTCTAAGGAAGCGGCATCATGGCCGGAACTGACAGAACAGACAGGGATGGTCAAATCGTCCGGCGCCGTGCGTGCGACATCGCGGTATCAGGGGACGCAATGCGACTATCCGATTTCATCGATGCGTCCAACCGGGCTGGTTCCACACAGCCGATACTCGCTTTGATGGAACATGCCGCCGCTGATCTCGGTTTTGATCGCTACGCGTACTGCGCGCTTACCCGACACCACCGTTACGAGGCCGGCGAGAATGCGGCACCGGCGGTCGCGCATAATTTTCCGGCCGCGTGGATCAATTACTATTTCGAGCGCGACTACCAGACCCGCGACCCCGTCGTATTACTGGCCCCGGAAATCGAACGCCCGTTTCTGTGGGACGCGCTGGACGGTGCGTACCGCCTGGACCGCGCCCAGCAGACCCTGATGCTCGAAGCGGATGACGCCGGTCTTAAAGACGGTGTCGGCGTGCCGCTGCACGGACCGCGCGGCAATGTTTGCCTGGCCACTTTTGCTGCCGGTGACGGCCACCCGCGTCCCGCCGCCGAACTGCCACGACTGGAACTCCTCGCCACTCAGTTTCATGCAGCCTACAGTGCCGTTGGCCGCGCCGGGAGCAACCGCCGCACTGCCGTGTTGTCCAGGCGCGAACGCGAATGCCTGCAGTGGGTCGCGGCCGGCAAGTCGTCGTGGGACATCGGCGTGATCCTCAACATCAGCGAACGCACGGTCAATTTTCATGTCCGGAACGCGCTTCGCAAACTCAATGCAAACACCCGCGTCCTCGCGGTGGTGAAGGCGATTCGTTACGGGCTTATCAGTCTTTAGCGGGAGTTTCTGTCAAGTATGCGATCGGCGTTACCAATGCGAACACCCGTACCCTCGCCGGTCGTGCAAGCGACCCGCTACAGCCGCATCAACAATGTGCAGGGACTCCCGTCAGGAACCGGTTCTGCAAACACGCTGTACATACCCACATCCTCGCGATCGTGGCTCCTGCGGCCACATCCGCCTTTAATGGACATTCCTGTCAGTTTTGACAGGTGTGCGCGTGCGACGTTCGTGGTTTATTTCCGGCTGTCTGGTTGCCGCCGGAGTCCGGAATTGACCGTGGTGTGCCTCAACTGGGAAACCGCCAGCCGGCATGGCGAGCGGTGGATCGATCATCATCGCTTGCGGCACCGGCTGTTTGTCGAGCGTCAGGGCTGGGACGTGCCGACCTACCGCGGCATGGAATACGACCAGTTTGACACCCCCGCCGCGCAGTACTTGCTGTGGCTCGACGAGCGGGGCCGGACCCGTGGCGCCGTGCGCCTGTTGCCGACCGTGCGACCGTACATGTTGCAGACGCTCTGGCCGGAGCTGATCAATGGCACGCCGCCCGCGACCGATGCGGTGTGGGAGGCCACGCGCTTCGGTTGCGACCGCACGCTCGATGCAAACAGGCGGCGTATTGCGGTAACCGAACTGCTGTGCGCGATGCAGGAGTTTGGCATGCGGCGCAATATCGACCGCTACCTCATCGTGATGTCCTTGCCATTGCTCAAGCGGGTTGTCGTGAACGCCGGTTGCGAGGTCACCGTGCTGGGACCGGAACGCATACTTGGCAAGCGGCCGGCGGCCGCCTCGTACCTGACGGTGTCGCGGGAAGTGCTGGCCGAGATGCACCGGCGCGCGCCGTTTACTCGTGTCCTGTCCGATTAGTTCACGTCGCAGCTTGTTCTGGCTAGTGACGAAGAGTCAGCGTGCGTAGATTATCCTCAAACTGCCTGATCACCGGTGAGTCACAGTCATGCTTACCAACGAGGTCAGCAAGTGCCGTGAGCGAGTTGATTGCGCCCTTGTGTTTTGTGTAACGAATAAAATCTGTTTCAATCCTTCCACCCAGATGGTCACACACCTTGTCGCACAACTCCTCCATATCCTGCCCGATCAGGTATGTATGACGGTAGACTTCACCCCCACCCAGACCTTCGTAAAACCCCTGATAGTCGTACATTTCATAGTAAGGATTGCGATGCGTAATTGTTTTCGTGATGAGGTTGTCCTTGCAGCCGGTTCCGTAGAGATCACCGTACTGAGCCAGGTAGGCATTGGCCAAAATCGGTAGCATGGAAAATGCTTTGTGAGCCTCACCAAGATCTTCCGCCAACGAAATGATTCCACCGAATTGTTGTTGAGCGGATTGATCCAGCGAGGCATCAAGTGCTTCTACCAGTTGTATATTGTTGTCCAGGATCGCTTGATAGTAGGTTCCGCCGGCGACGCTGCAAAACATGCCTTCGCACGTATCTTTACCTTTGCGCCAGCCGTTAACCTGGTCGAGATTGGCCATTCGGATGCGTGCTGCATGCGCCTCCGGCGTATCGGCTTGTGAAACCAGAAGCCCTCGATCGTGCTCCTTCCATTCATCGTAGGCGAGATCCGTAATGAGGGAGATGCGGTCATTGTCCGACACCGCAAAGTTCAGCCTGTGTGGATTGGCACGCTCATCGTCGATGCGCCCCTCCTTGGGTCGGAACTTGAACTGGATGACTTGCCGTGCGTGCTTCGCCGCATTCGGAAATTCGGGGCAGATTTTCTTTATCCCCGGAACCACGTTCTGTTCCAAAAAGGTCGAGTGATCGGGTGCCAGCAACGTGCGCCTTGCTGCCACATCGTCATACTCAGCTATCACTGATACATAGGCATGTTCGCACCATGCCGGGCCGCGCTGATCGAACCAGGACACCACTTTGACGCCGTCATTTACATACAACTCATACTCATTGATTTCGTTTCTTCTGTACTGTTCTTCTATCTGATTCTTGCTGCGGGGGTCGAGAGCGCTCAGCTGTTCTGGACTCATGTGGTATTGGGCGTCGTGGACAGTGTGTTTAACCACTTCCGATTGGCCGGCAGCCACTTTGAGCGTGACGCTGTCCCAGGGACGAGGTTTGTTGCTCTTGAGTGCCCCAAGCAGTTCACCTGGCGGCATATTGTCGGGCTTGCGATACATGGCGACGTTGACGTAGCCGATCGCCGGTTCGAACCCACAGGTTCGAATAATCGCCGGAACAACCTTCTCTGTCACCCAAACGTCTAACGGTTCGCCGATACGATCCCAACGCTCCTCATGCGGGACGTCATAGAACAGGTTTACGGGGAATGACCGGTTTGGAAAATTGTAATTCTCACACCATTCCTGGCTGGTTTCCCATGCCGCCGACAGGAGCCACAATCCTTCTTGCTGATGGATGAGCCTGTCGTTGTCCTGTGCAAACACATTCAGTGTTGCGATCATGCCGACTAAGCTAAGAATCCCACTCAGGGTGGCGCTGGTACGCCGCACGGCTGTTGTCTCGTGCACAGAAGTCTCCCGAACATTTTTTTATTAACCGTAAATTGGAAAAGCAAGCACGTACGATATTTCCTGCAATCCGCTTTGGCAAGAAACGCACTCGCCGTAAACGAGTATGAATAGACTTTCCCGAGTCGACTTGGCACTGAACTGAAGCACGAGTGCATCACAAAGCACTGGCAGCTGATGATCTATCTCTGCCCAATGTTGTGATATTGCTTGTGTTTGCGGAGCGATTGGCGTGGAAGAAAACAGACGGCAAAGGCGCGACCTAATCTGGACGGTCTGGTAGCTCAAATGTTCTCTGCCAAGATTAGTCAGGTTCGATGTAATTCAGTTTGACCAGGCGCAGGGTCATGGCCTGTTCGCTGACGGCGAACAGCGTGGCCAGGCGAAAGACGTCGATATCCGTAATGCCTTTTTTGGCATCGACGTGCTGGCGGATCAGCAGACCCGGCATGAGTAACGCCGCGGCAAAGGCGTTCGCTTCGATTTCCTCGCGCAGTTCGCCCTTGCTCGACCACTCGTTTCTGAAAAAGCGCCGGTCAACGAAGACCCGGTCACCGGTCACGTGTAACAGCATGTGGCCGATCTCGTGCGCGAGCGTAAACCGCTGGCGGTGCCGGTGGTGTGCGGCGTTGATGGCCACTTTCACATGGCCGTCTTCGATCAGCATCAGGCCCGATACGTCGCTGTCGAGTTCCTCGAAGTTGACTGACATACCGAGCGTGCGGGCGAGCGCCTCAACGTCGACCGGTGGTGACAGTGCGTCATGATCGCGGAGCAGTCGGGTCGCGCGTCGTTCGAATTGTTGTGTCA
The DNA window shown above is from Woeseia oceani and carries:
- a CDS encoding ImmA/IrrE family metallo-endopeptidase, whose protein sequence is MTQQFERRATRLLRDHDALSPPVDVEALARTLGMSVNFEELDSDVSGLMLIEDGHVKVAINAAHHRHRQRFTLAHEIGHMLLHVTGDRVFVDRRFFRNEWSSKGELREEIEANAFAAALLMPGLLIRQHVDAKKGITDIDVFRLATLFAVSEQAMTLRLVKLNYIEPD
- a CDS encoding acyl-homoserine-lactone synthase, whose product is MRTPVPSPVVQATRYSRINNVQGLPSGTGSANTLYIPTSSRSWLLRPHPPLMDIPVSFDRCARATFVVYFRLSGCRRSPELTVVCLNWETASRHGERWIDHHRLRHRLFVERQGWDVPTYRGMEYDQFDTPAAQYLLWLDERGRTRGAVRLLPTVRPYMLQTLWPELINGTPPATDAVWEATRFGCDRTLDANRRRIAVTELLCAMQEFGMRRNIDRYLIVMSLPLLKRVVVNAGCEVTVLGPERILGKRPAAASYLTVSREVLAEMHRRAPFTRVLSD
- a CDS encoding helix-turn-helix transcriptional regulator, translated to MRLSDFIDASNRAGSTQPILALMEHAAADLGFDRYAYCALTRHHRYEAGENAAPAVAHNFPAAWINYYFERDYQTRDPVVLLAPEIERPFLWDALDGAYRLDRAQQTLMLEADDAGLKDGVGVPLHGPRGNVCLATFAAGDGHPRPAAELPRLELLATQFHAAYSAVGRAGSNRRTAVLSRRERECLQWVAAGKSSWDIGVILNISERTVNFHVRNALRKLNANTRVLAVVKAIRYGLISL
- a CDS encoding ATP-binding cassette domain-containing protein; the protein is MIFMLGGSITTALSPVLLKTLVDALSKPHGDYIGVAPIVLVFAYALAHYLARSFTELRAAALGRAEQRIHRLLSDECFRHILSLPLRFHLRRQTGALDRILSNGLIGYRVILLHLINSVLPIMVEAAGMGVVLVFLGHSGFLVIFCVSVMLYALAFRIGAVRIRGPAGAASSSYVNAGAVFTDSLLNYETIKMFNGEARVRGRFRDALRDTEGCWAEVYKQKMRNGLTVAAIFTLSLGMSLSVGTIAVVNGTMSIGDFVLVNAYAIQLVMPLERIGFAFRDIAQGIAFVGKLAELFQEEPEPYGITKNTASGSGPKALVFDHVSFGYDPDRPILRDVSFHVPPGGTLAVVGTSGSGKSSLIRLLLRLVEPNNGRIFLGGTDLTDIPLAYLRKDIAVVPQEPVMFNDSIAFNIAFARAECDHDDIVAAAKIANIHDFILGLPDGYQTKVGERGVRLSGGEKQRLAIARAVISKAGIYVFDEATSALDSNTRREVLGSLVDATENATTIIIAHRLSVVTRADEIVVLEEGRIVEQGTHDILLQSGGSYSLLWWGQQSGAVQERPGRVS
- a CDS encoding GntR family transcriptional regulator; this encodes MDTRVASLARSERVYAAVKARVIACEFPQGQRILLEPVARSLGVSTTPVREAMNRLAAEELVIKAPCKGFVALRLTRQRLSGHYDITRLLLTHTLERLDTQTRRTLPVFEPIATALHRLNRRHLTDDRVLAACTGEMFLAIAKLGTNADIVCAIRRANDRLHYPRTLECRLLPEVQEELVRLCELLLARRCDDLLRGIHDYHDTRIALLSPLLELAQQRDQR
- a CDS encoding asparagine synthase-related protein — encoded protein: MYEQNHGCGTVLGSIFRRDGTDNRPSPENLQTTKGECLVEQFWGSYVAILKEDHGPRVWVLRDPTGHLPCFVTDFGRIHVIFSHVDDCVALQLIDASINWDHVAAYLWFDHLVTSETGLEGVRQVQAGERLEIGPEGMTASYLWRPDSFCRKPFVEDRQFAREQLRGVIEQCVGTWASSYSSVLHQLSGGLDSAVVLACLARIKDPVHIVCENHFANNTESDERLFAREAANAAGVELIETQIPPSERPLDHCFETAKVATPAHSVFLPETHAAKKQRVQSHGIEAVFSGQGGDHFFQRSRNTHIAAEYIRRHGLNGDLFRIISDTSRFTNKPIWSVAATTVSSGLFRKPSNPYDIVKRSPLVSREALDAINFDEIRHPWVDAARDLPGSKQEQIFNVIDSQVFRHMPNCGADIVHPLISQPIIELCLQIPSYLLTYGGIDRALVRDAFEGLVPSSILRRTTKGATTGYFIGLLVRNITVLREFLLEGVLVSQGLLNKPALEDALTERSLIRSHNVLFPVLIAFRAEIWARSWSNNDRPATR
- a CDS encoding lasso peptide biosynthesis B2 protein, producing MTESPAKLAKHAYVCLADERLIFSDVRHDRYQCLDLRNTQTALRLFPQIRSLDLLGSSDSDQEQVKRIDLALKGAGLLVDGNSDGKLSVPVRIAAPKKSFDLRQNNGCPQASHCMAFLKAALSASAKYRFLSLQRIIEGVHRRKSRQADLDHNDPEKLLELVAVFHRLRPYYVREYLCRFDSLALIEFLAHYRHFPEWVFGVTGEPFAAHCWVQEGNMVLNDTVDFVRRFTPIMAF